The Xylocopa sonorina isolate GNS202 chromosome 11, iyXylSono1_principal, whole genome shotgun sequence genome includes the window CTCGTGTTCGTTTTTATCCATAGCATTTAACGTAAACCCgaatagaaataaaagaaagatATATATATCTTTTACTTTATCCATCAACCAATATCAAGAAATGAAAGTTTCGAAAGAATAGAAAAGATTTTAAGAAGTCGAGTtgcaacaccattgcttcgttaAAATAGGATTTCCATCAAGGCTCAGAACTCTTAAACAAATACCATCACAAAGAATCCCACGGATACTAAATCACCAACGATCGCGTGACAAGCGTCGGCCCAAAATAACAGTAATTCATCACCAACGCAGAACCAATTTTCTCTGAAccgaccaaaaaaaaaaaaactttcatTTCTAGTCCACTAAACCAAAGAACAAATCATTCCAAGTATCCTGCCCAATAACTACATCCATTATACGTACTTCCTCCAAAAAAAACCATCTCCTCGAAATCACGACGACTATCAacgtatgaaaaaaaaaaacaagaaataaTACCAGTAAATGAACAACGAAAGAACAGGACGTCGAAATGCCAAGGATCAAACCGTACAATCCTATACCAACGATATTTATATCGCAGAGGAGGAATCGAACAATTGAATAAGAATAAACAGAAATAAGAAACCATATAGCGATACAATGATTTCTTACCTTTGGCAGTGGGTACGTGTCTGGCAGCGATAGAACGGGTGGCGAGCTGGGCGCTTCCGTATCGACGGTCAAGGCGGAGGTGGTGGGCGTTAAGGGCGCGGAGGACACCGTCACCGTCCCGGTCACGGTCACTTTCGTCGGCCTGCTCGGGATCTCCTTCGAGGCGCGGTGCTCAGCGAGGAGCTTGTCGAAGGGTTTGCTCCGACCGCTGACCGTCCGCCGTAGCGAGACCGTGTGCGCTTTGCACGTGAGCGACCTGGTGCACGGTTTCCCAGTTTCGTCGTTCCATACACCGCAGTGCCTGTCCGGGTCGTACTCTCGGTCCTTGAGCAACGGTCGATCGGTTTTGAGCCTCTTCCGACGTGGTTGGCCCGTGCCGGTTGGCGTCGTCGCTGTGCCCGGGCTTTTCACAGGACTCGATGCTATCACCGTCCCCGAGGCAGAGTTCGACGCCTGTACGGACGACGGCAGGGGCTCGAGTGGTGATCGCGGGGATGAGACGATCGGTATCGACGCGGAAGACAAGCTCGTCGAGATACTCGGCTGTTCGGTGGTCCGTTTCACGTTGGCGTGATTGATCTTGCTGCTCCCGCTGGTCGAGATCTGCGGCGACGACTGCGCCTTTTTTAACTTCGACACCTTGCAGTAGGGTGCCTTCAGCGGAGGTTTTACGATTGGGGTGGAAGGGGGTGGAAAATTGACCGTGCCGGAGGGATGGCGACTTTCTGGAATAAAATATGAAGAATGTTTTTTATATAAAGAGCTGATTATGTGTACTGAAATGAGTTGATTTGATTTTGTTTCTAATTAATTGGTTCTCTAATGCGACTTGTGAGGGGTTTAGTATTCGAATACTATACATGAAATAGTACGTTATCTGAGAAATGTTTTTCTACGTTTACAATTCATGATCTGATTAGCAAATGTAGGTAGTAATATAATAAGAAATAGTAGTGTGACAATGTAACATACCCATATGTTGAATCAGGGCTTGTGGTTTGACTATTGCGTGGCAGGTTTCGCACACTACCGTGTAAAAGGCATCTCTCTCAGGACAAAATCCATATAAATCGATATCTGAAACAAAAATTGTCTTGTCAGTATGGCGAATATTGAAAGGGATATGTATTTGTAGATTATAGAAGACTATTTACCTTCTGATGAAAGCCGTGTAACTGAGGTGGAAAGTTGAGCCTCTGATTCTTCATCGCCTGAAACAAAACAAAACCACTTATGGAACAAATGTTCAAATAATTTGACGAATAACACAAGGACATTTCAATAGCAAACCCCTTTAATTAAGTACAATTTAAAAGATGTACCAGCACCGCATAATTATGTATATGtaacatatatttataaaatgaaCGTGTTACAAATAAGAAATTATCATGACTGATGTTCTATGTATCTAAAGGTCAAGAGTTTATTATATTACAATTGTAATTACCGTGTTAAGAATAAATATAATCAATCATGAACTAATGTTAGCCTGATGTCTATTGAACCTTGTCCTTAAAAGACCATTTTACACTCAATTTCCAAGCAGAAATGTGAAATAAAAAACACAAACTTCTGGGTAAACAACGTTTATTATGTTTACATTTTGTACATGCATAATTCTTTGAACAAAAAAAATCTTATAAGAGAAACAGAgcacaaatataaaaaatacaaGTATACATATATTATTAGAACAAGAGCTATCGAAACAGCGCGGTTGAGTAAAGATAATAGTCGGGGAAAATCAGCGATCCATGCGAATGTACTATAATACTCTAAAGCTAACATTTCGACGCTCCGTATTTCACAAATCGGTTTCGCTACGAATTACATAATTTGTCAGTGGAAACGGGCGATAAAATGCGCGCTACGTCCCGGCGAAGCATCGTACGTGATACGCCACGGACAATTGCTGGCGGACGGTTTTAAATAAATGCGTGCGACGGGCCCTAATGATGCCCTGCGTCAAGTCGACGGACAAAGGAGCATCGGAAGTTGAGGTTAGGTACGCGAGCTAGACGCTCGCCGTTGTCGCGGTTTCGAAGCAGCGACAGCAAACGAACATTTCGATGAGATTCAGCGCACTTACTCAACGGCTTGTCTCGTCCAATTCTTTCGATCCAGCTGGACCAGGGCTGGCCGTGAAAGAATGTTGGGCTGTCACTTCCCGACATTGCCAGTGGCGCTCGCGTTGTGAATGAAAcacgatgcgatttctcgtgtaTATAGCGAGGCGAAAGTGTTTTGGGGCCGGGCCGCGTGGACTGTCAGGTACGGCGGGTCGCGTACGGTCAACCTTTTTCTTGACACGCCAGCTCTTCGAATACATTTGAGGATGCGTGTTCTGTAGCGTGCCAGAAACAACCTATCGAACGGTAATATCAACTGGCATGCCCTTGTCGGGTAACATCTTTCACGGACCGAGATTATACCACTTCTCTCGCGTTTGTACGCCCGAATACGAGTACCACGCTTCGCCGTACGGCACGCACGTAGGGTTATTACTGAGATTCGACCGCTTGCATTGGACGAACTGCCGTGACGTCATCGACGTGTACCCGACTACTCGTGCGCAACTCACGCGGTCCAATCGGACGCTCGGATTTCTGTCCCGTCTCGTCACGTTCTGATATCTTATTGGCGATCGTGGCTTGCTCAGCAGGTGGATTGGAAATTTAAAGAGTCTTTCGAGGGCACTCCAACTTACCTCGTTcaattaatatttctttattctTCGTAAAAGACGGTCAGCGCTCGGAAACAATAACAAACGCTCTACTCTTCCTCTATATAAGATAATATAGTACACGGTTCGTCGCTCGTACAGCCGTTAATCGATCCCGATTAAAATATGCGTATCATTTCGATTCGATTTAATCTAATCCACTGGATATCAAATCCTGCGTCGGTAAAGTAATTTCATCGTCGATCGATTAtttcttataaaaaaaaaaaaaaaaaatagagaagaaaACAGAAGATGCGTGAAAATTGACTAGCGAGAAAATGACGGCAGTGTATGCGGTTTCGAATGAAATATGAATAACGTGGATATACGAATACAGTTCCGTGTTAACCCGCGAAGAACGACCTCGTGTTCGGTTGCGTTTGAACCGGTTGCACTCTGTTGTTCGGATCACCACGGTGTTCTTGAATCTGTTGCCAATTCAAGTACCAGAAAGGCTGCTTCTCCCTCGGCCAGGTTTTGATTTTGTTTATTAAAGCAATGTCTCCCAGAGCGTCCACCGGTAGGTTTGGTGGAATCGTCGTCGATGTTGCGACCGTGGTACCGAGCGTTGTGGATCCTAACGACGACGAACCCGCGTTCTCCGCATCGACACGACTTCCAATAGTTGTCGAAACACTGCTCGGAGCAGCAGCGCTCGCAGCAACAGCGCTCGCAGCTACTTGTTCGTCCAAGAATTGCGGAAGGACACCAGGGTAAGGTTTGTTAACTCCAGCATACGGTGGCCTCTGTGACCGCGCCAAAACAAAGACAGCGAACAAAATCGCTACGTATTTCATCTGCAAGAAGACCGTAGTTTCGTTCAGTCGAAATCTCCACTTTAAGTTCGCGTAACGGGGGAGGAGTACGTGAAAACCATATGCTCTATCGATGCTGAACGAATCGCACGTTTAATAAATGAACAGTAAACTTCACTTACCATGGTGTCGTTTGAAGTAATATTGTGTTTGAACGATTCACAGACCGGTATGTATATACTGTACGTGTATCTCTCTGTTAGCGATGAACCAACTGTTCGATTTCACCGTTCGAACTAAATCTATCCAAGGCGACGAAGCCTCCCGTATATAAATCCACAGATACCGTAATCCCCACCACAGAACCGGTCGTGTCTTACGTCGACGGGAAATCGCTGCAAGTACCCGCGGCCAGTCCCCCAGGCTAGGGTATACGGCATCTTGTAAAATAAGAAACTCACGATAAGGCGAAACGCACTTGGGATCCACGCTGGTATTTTTATACCTAAAACACTAAGTAATTTCTCCTGGCGGCGATGAACTCAATTCCAGTGAAATCTTTCCCGACGCCCGTACGGGACTAATAAAACGATATTGTCGCGGGCACACTGACCTCGAAATGGGTGCCAGTCAAAAGTCAACGGATTTAGGTGAAAAGGAACCAGGACGAAGCGTTCATAACCGGCTTTAAGTATCTTGAATACATTTTCGGCAATTACGCTAGTGGAAAACAGATGATGTCAGAATCGTAGAATATTTTCAGGGTCAATTATAATAACCGGCTATTTAATTTGTGATTCACGCGTAGCTCGATGCTACGAAGCTTTTGTTCCCCAGATAATTGCCGTTTTCCATGTGTGAAAAGGCGCTGTCCTTTGTTATCATGCGATACGTGCCTCTTTGCGGTTTCGGACTGACATAATACATCGTCTTGAACACGATTTTCCGTTTTCGTATCCGACGCCATGCAAGGAAAAAGGACAGGGACGAGGAGTCCGGACGGGATTCTTCTCGACGCAGAAATGGTAGATTACAGCGCGTTCAATTATATATGATTTATTTCCGTTTAATTAAAAGATAAAGTTCGTTCGAATTTTATCACACGGACATAGTTCACGGCCTTTATTCGTTGTACTGAACCGTGAAGTAAATTCCGTGAAAACGATGTCCTCCTTAACGTCTCAAGAAAAGCAGCGCGCGTCGATAAAATTGCACCACTTCCAAGCGTCTCCCTCGACGCAAACTTGCCTTAAAACTCGTTGCGCAGCGGAAAAATAGAGTGGCGTGTTGCGTACCAAATAAAGAAAAACATTCGAATACTTCGCACCCTGCGCGAGTTAACTTTCCGttgtatttatttatattttcagTCGATAAATAACTGTTCGAATTATCGTCCGAGCTTCGTACGAATTTCCCAAGAATCACGGGAATACCAGgaatcctttcttttttttatctctCGACtgtattaataaaatataataaaacaacAAAGTTAAAAAAAAGGGCATACGGTCAGGGTCATGTTTGCATCGCGTGTATCTTATACGGAAGAATTAATAATCGCTGAGTTGTGGGTTTCTATGATAGTGATGCTCTCTTGGTTTTCCCCCGTCTAAGTTCAACTTCTGAAACGGAGGCTCGTTTTCTAACGCACGGTTGAATAGTTCCATTTCTTTGAAAATGACGATGAACATCACCTACTCATTTCGTATAGCAAACTTCCGCCGATCGATTCTAACGCTGACTACTCGATAAGAAAACTTATCTCAATTTGGTGAATTGATTACGTCATCGGAATTACATGGTTATTCGTAGGCATCGGTTTTTCTATGATCCTTGACACTCGGCAGTGACGAATGCAATCGAATCGATTCGTGATTACCCGATATATGTGGCTATATTGTAAACACACGTATGAGCAACAAGTGACGAGCGTTGGGAATAAAGAGCTGCGTATGGAAACTTGTTCCAGCGATtgctaaaaaaaggagaaaaagaacgtGCCTATTTTCGTATAGGGAGCATTGTACCGTTTTTATGTCAATTGCAACCATAATCGTGGAACTATACTATTCAAACAATTATTTCGATCAGACGCAATTTAgctgtttcctagaaattaCCTGAAACCGTTTATGAAATACAAAGAAGTTTTCCTGTACTACGGCAACTGTTTTCTTAAGAGGATTGTTTTGATTCTTATTTATACACAAGGTAAACGATACATTCCAGGAAAAAATTTATGAATGAAAAAACCTTGCTGAATAGTCCTTGACCTTAAAAAATCATAATAAAATTAAGACACGTATCTAATCACATGTCTCAATATGAGAGTGATATTGCTTTTActtaatattaattgtaaatatattgttgtattataaatattttgCAAGATCACGAAATACTTTTTAAATACCATGGCCTTAACGATGTCTGCAGAATTTGAATTCATACTAAAATCTGGTCGCACGAAAGGTTGTATATTGATCGACGCTGCACTGCGATCGACGACTTGTAGTTTTAATGTTGGATCACAAGATGGCTATAGTGACTTCTAGTTATTCTTAAATCAAATCCTTCCCGCTGTGCGATGACGTTCGATTCAAAAGCAATATAAATATTTACATTTGAAATGATGCACGCGCTTCGTGAATCCCCCTGTGATTAATTGAAGTAACGAATGAATCAAAAATAACCGGAAACTATAAAATCGTTATTGATTCGATATGATTGCGTTTATTGGGATGCGTTCTATAAACTGATttcaaaaagaaaaggaaaagttaAGTATTTATTAGAACTATTCAAATTTATTTGTGTATCGTGCGATTTAACGCcatcgtggcgccatctctcgaaATCTGTCGAACTTCCTGCAAAACCATACGCACAGTAGATTTTTAAACAGGATAATCTACTTTGCTGACGtgaaattgtttaaaaaaattgtatttaTCTAAATGAGGAGTGTGAATAGTGATTACGTATAAAAATGACCAAGATTTTGATAAAAAGTAtattattttttgtattttttgtcGATTACTAACTGCTGACTATTGATTTAATTTATCTCGGTCCTAAATATAATCTTGCATGACCGCAAGCATATCCAAGCAATAAAGTTAATCAAGCAGTGCGACTGACTTTCCTTATATTTACAAAAACCATTGTTTCGCCTATTAGCAAGCCAGCAGTCGACGTCATCTAATTTTAGTATTGCAAACGAGATCATTTTAGTTGATCAACGCGACGATGAGAAAATTACGCTTTGTTCTACAAGATAAATGTCATCTTTCAAGGTCTTTATCAACAGTGCCCTGTCATTTTTTTACCGACCACGCTCCTTTCCTTCTTTCCGCAAACCCTGTTCGTTCTCGAGCCCAGTTCCACGCCAAAGTGAAATCATTTTGGCCAAGGGTCGCGAAACTCGTTAAAGTGACTTCGAACTTGTCGAAACCAACAGTGTCGAGTGGCGAGGATCGATAAACTTCGGCGACTCTGTTAATAAACTCATTAACTCCACGTAATATCAATCAAACAGCACCTCTCGCTACTTCTGCATCGCTCGAACGCGAATATTATATTGATCGGATAGATTAATCAAGGGTCGAATGGACAAGTGGAAAATAGTGATTCGTTCGTGGAAATTTCTAGCTAGTTACGCGAGTGACAACACATAAAAGCTGAGCAATGGCTAAGCATCCGCGATCTTAGTCGTAATGGCTCGGGTCCTAGGTCAGTTAGGTCCCCCTGTCCCTATACAGACGCGTTATTATTTGGTACACTCGTAGCCAATTGCCATCGGGTATCGTCAATGATTCGCGAAGGACGGGTCAAGCTACGATTCGGCGTTAACGCCAGTTGACACCAAAATTCTCCCCCATTCGATTCGATTATCCGATTACTTAAAAATTACAGTGTCGTTGCGGCAAATAGTTCCATCGTTACTCGTGAATTGTTCGTGTTAATTAAAAGTTCTTCACTCAACTGTTCGCAGCCGATACAGTGGATCCATGATGATCGATCGAGCAGTGGGATGAATCTGGAAGTTGCAAGAAATGGGGACGAGTTGAAGAGGAACGAGGAAACAAGTGAGGATTGCTGAAGATTACGAAGAATGTACACATAGACGATTACGTGTCAAGATAGAAGTTCTTCAGGGCCACAGAATATGTTTCGCGTTACGTCGACAAAAGAAGCCTGCAAAATAAATTATATCTACCCAAATCGAACAGACGCAGATATCATTACTGAACGAATCGTCTGAAAGCCCCGCGTGATACAAATTAGAGGGAACGCAGTTTCTCGTGTCGGTAATTAATCGAAGCATCCGTTTCAACTGATCACACGTTTCCCTTGGCGCAAGGGTGTATCGCAGCGTGTAATTCATCGATTTCTCGACACCATTATACGGTGGCAAGAAATTCGCGTGTATCTCCAATTAGCGATTCATTCGATTCGATAAAGCGTCTCTATCGCGTCGCTCGAGAACGGATAAAATCTTCCCCTCGAATCCATGGTAATCAAAAATTGATTTACGAAATCACAGCTTTCAGATGATTGAAAATCGCAGCTACGAGAGTGGGAACCAGTCGATGATCATCGAAGAATTAGCTATCCGCAGATAGAGAGATCTCGCCCAGTAGGATGGGAACGATCGACGGTCGTTGACACGTGAGGTAATTGGCAGCTAGTTTCGAAATTGCGTGTTAACGGGTCGCGTAGGGCCCCTTCATGACCCCGATTGGTACCGCAGCATCGGGCTACGCGCGCACCGCACTTTATTTTCCAGATGGACAGAGAGAGCCCGGCTTCGGTAAATTGGAGCCGGGTAATCGTAAGAAGAGGTCAGTAGTGCAGTTTAGCCACGGTATAAGAGCGACCCCAACATCGGTTACTCCACTAAAGTAGTTGAACGTTGCACGGTGTCACCATGTACGTAGTGCTGAACGTAGTGCCATTTTTCCTGGGTAAGCGATACGAATCTCGCGACGTGACGTGTCTCCCCGTGGTGCGACGTCTCCTCTTTCGCGCGCGCCTCTTCCTCTCGACGGCTCGTCCTCGTGTTCTTCGTTCGCGTGCAACCCTTCCTACGAGCGAGtccgaggaggaggaggaggaggaggaagccgTTCCTCGTCGTCCATCGATCCCTCTAACCTATCTCTGATTCAGTTTAATTCGCTAATGATCGATCGACCGGCGAGAAGGCCTCGAGAAGCATGCCCGATCGTTCTCGCACGAGACGCTCGGAAAGTCAAAACTATAAAGAGCAGCGCGAGCGTGATGCACGGATACGCGTGTTACGGGGATCGGAAGCCGTCGCGGGGAAGACACTGCTAATCGGTTCAATTCAAACCGGTCCAATCATTCAATTCGCTGTTCACGTGTGCCCGTGGGTAGATCGCGCGGGACGCGGATCCGCGACGCGTCGGTGCGTCGACGGCGGTCTCCGCGAGATATCAGAACAGAACGACGCCGGATAGAGAGTTAAGCTCTATTCATACGAGTCGGTGACGTATCCGTTCAGTGACGATCTCGTTCGTTTCGATCTCTTCGCGTTTCGTCTCGTTCCTGCGACGGTAATCTGCGACTGAACGGATGCATCACTGACCCGCGATACACGCACGATCCATCGACTTAATCTGAGGCGCGGACACGTTTTACAGCGGCACGTGTCGCCATCGACACGCCATGGAAGCACGGGCCGGAGTACACCTTCCACGTTCAAGTGAACTCGACGGCGATCCCAGAGGAGGGTAGCTACGTGAGCATACGGCTGAACGTCGCCTCGAAGCTGGTATGCCAGCCAAAGGAGTTTCAAGTGTTCAGCTGCCATTTTCGAGACTCGAAAGCGGACAGTTACGCCACGGAGAGCCTCGACCCGAGAGCGCCGGCTGTGCCGGTCAGCCAGGTGTCGCGGCAGGAGGCGTACGAGATCAACCACGACCAGTTCGAGATCAAATTCACCGAGCAGGGCTTGGACAGCCTCGTGGTGAACGAGAACATCCAGCCGCGGGAGCTGGACATGATCCGGGTGATCGTAGGCCAGCTGAACATTGGCACGCTTGTCGGGGAGTACGATCAAACGTTCCAGCTGATGGAGAACTTCACGCAGGGTGAGTGCGTCACGATCTTCAGGGTGGAGAGGAACATGATCGGGCACGCGCTGCACGTGGACCGTAATTACGTGCTGGAGACGTTGTTCGATCTGGAGGACGGGCAGCTGGTGCAGATCAGGAAGATCAGGAATCTTCACATGTGCACGCACAAGGTGCCGTACTTCTTTGGTAGCGTGGAGAACACTGGCGAAGTCAGCGACGTGGAGGCTATCGTCGTGAGTATTTCAGACGTGACAATATCTCCACCAATGATCTCCGTTCTTTAATCAGGAACCTACCCGTACCTTTTGCATCCCTTACAACTCGTCGTAACCGTTTTTTAATCTACCATGGAACAATGCTCTCTCATTGCAGACTTCATCGGAAAGTCACATCGTGGTCACGCCCACGGAGTTCATATCCGGTACCACGAACGTGGTGACCACCAGCAAAGTGTCCGAGGGGATGGTGACGACCTTGTACGAGAACATCAGCATAAGATTAGAATCGATTCTACCAGCGGATGACGAGCCACCGGAGGTAAAGGATCCAGAACCAGCGAGCATGTTCATCGGGAGGTGGCTCAGG containing:
- the LOC143428919 gene encoding uncharacterized protein LOC143428919: MMKYVAILFAVFVLARSQRPPYAGVNKPYPGVLPQFLDEQVAASAVAASAAAPSSVSTTIGSRVDAENAGSSSLGSTTLGTTVATSTTIPPNLPVDALGDIALINKIKTWPREKQPFWYLNWQQIQEHRGDPNNRVQPVQTQPNTRSFFAG
- the LOC143428918 gene encoding uncharacterized protein LOC143428918 isoform X1, whose product is MSGSDSPTFFHGQPWSSWIERIGRDKPLSDEESEAQLSTSVTRLSSEDIDLYGFCPERDAFYTVVCETCHAIVKPQALIQHMESRHPSGTVNFPPPSTPIVKPPLKAPYCKVSKLKKAQSSPQISTSGSSKINHANVKRTTEQPSISTSLSSASIPIVSSPRSPLEPLPSSVQASNSASGTVIASSPVKSPGTATTPTGTGQPRRKRLKTDRPLLKDREYDPDRHCGVWNDETGKPCTRSLTCKAHTVSLRRTVSGRSKPFDKLLAEHRASKEIPSRPTKVTVTGTVTVSSAPLTPTTSALTVDTEAPSSPPVLSLPDTYPLPKAVDLLYRCLAPHGSTKPTKLEEDFANEELRSLESSLVNSTGSPQSSMIAPISVVLPSLSPLPANNEESSSSVATLIPSTASPAIPVPATLPATCTQPSLVTTVLEAETPIDIDPEAAMTIYSPVYKDKSKLIVQLPRSNNIVHSPISSMPSLIFEPIEQLEQLEQLEQQHATQINGKRLNHATTHPSPVTQRQSKRTKHDYHQQDLSTAIQVEATTTSSPYPHFGDISWSNCHPEPLAVSRWLRISSSRKQYNFNIH
- the LOC143428918 gene encoding uncharacterized protein LOC143428918 isoform X2 → MSGSDSPTFFHGQPWSSWIERIGRDKPLSDEESEAQLSTSVTRLSSEDIDLYGFCPERDAFYTVVCETCHAIVKPQALIQHMESRHPSGTVNFPPPSTPIVKPPLKAPYCKVSKLKKAQSSPQISTSGSSKINHANVKRTTEQPSISTSLSSASIPIVSSPRSPLEPLPSSVQASNSASGTVIASSPVKSPGTATTPTGTGQPRRKRLKTDRPLLKDREYDPDRHCGVWNDETGKPCTRSLTCKAHTVSLRRTVSGRSKPFDKLLAEHRASKEIPSRPTKVTVTGTVTVSSAPLTPTTSALTVDTEAPSSPPVLSLPDTYPLPKTKLEEDFANEELRSLESSLVNSTGSPQSSMIAPISVVLPSLSPLPANNEESSSSVATLIPSTASPAIPVPATLPATCTQPSLVTTVLEAETPIDIDPEAAMTIYSPVYKDKSKLIVQLPRSNNIVHSPISSMPSLIFEPIEQLEQLEQLEQQHATQINGKRLNHATTHPSPVTQRQSKRTKHDYHQQDLSTAIQVEATTTSSPYPHFGDISWSNCHPEPLAVSRWLRISSSRKQYNFNIH
- the LOC143429221 gene encoding vitellogenin, with translation MYVVLNVVPFFLAARVAIDTPWKHGPEYTFHVQVNSTAIPEEGSYVSIRLNVASKLVCQPKEFQVFSCHFRDSKADSYATESLDPRAPAVPVSQVSRQEAYEINHDQFEIKFTEQGLDSLVVNENIQPRELDMIRVIVGQLNIGTLVGEYDQTFQLMENFTQGECVTIFRVERNMIGHALHVDRNYVLETLFDLEDGQLVQIRKIRNLHMCTHKVPYFFGSVENTGEVSDVEAIVTSSESHIVVTPTEFISGTTNVVTTSKVSEGMVTTLYENISIRLESILPADDEPPEVKDPEPASMFIGRWLRDNSMEEDSSMEADSSMEVDSSMEI